The sequence CACTTTGGCAGCACTCCATCTTTTTATAGTTGACTACTTTACCAAGTATAGCATGGAGAAGGTATCCTCTGGAAACGGGCTCTGTTCGTAATATGTACTCAGGAGGCAATAGAGAATGATTTCTTGGCATTGGTCCAGGGGTTTCAAGCTTTTCCTGCTGTTTGCGGTCATCTTCGGGCTGATCGCCGTTCTGGTCGCATATAATTACACGGCAGCGTTTGATGAGCGGATTATTCATCTTGTCCAGTCCGCCGAATCGCCTGCGCTTACGTCTGCAGCCAAGACGCTGTCCTTGGTCGGGTCGTCCAAGATCGTCATCGGTCTGTCGCTCGTTATTATGGCTGCTCTGTTTCTGTTTTTTAAGCACCGTTTGGAGCTGCTGCTGTTTCTGTGGGTAGGTGTGACTTCAAATATGCTCAACACCGTACTAAAAGACTCTATTCACAGGGAGCGGCCGAACATTCACCG is a genomic window of Paenibacillus durus ATCC 35681 containing:
- a CDS encoding phosphatase PAP2 family protein encodes the protein MISWHWSRGFKLFLLFAVIFGLIAVLVAYNYTAAFDERIIHLVQSAESPALTSAAKTLSLVGSSKIVIGLSLVIMAALFLFFKHRLELLLFLWVGVTSNMLNTVLKDSIHRERPNIHRIIEEPGFSFPSGHSMAAFSVYGALTFLLWRHLHSSAARVLLVAACFLMTAAIGWSRIYLGVHFPSDVIGGYAASCAWLMLSIAWFESLRAFLKKHKK